The proteins below are encoded in one region of Pseudoduganella armeniaca:
- a CDS encoding heparinase II/III domain-containing protein gives MSPLLGRLGVAVAVSGIFAGSAQALPRELNPDHPRLFTSIDDLRRLISEVPLLNSALPNDVNAPAPVVFPSKKGRLSFKLKPSKLTREDGAEAVIFGDINNPETGIFLRYRPSQDVDALLQFAIKVKDSTSLVAADTLAVPADVETTFDLTWDVATGKAVFKIGAREFTRTLPAGFDLSKQPFLFGGRRGDAMSEFHLYGELGNEIQTPATGSPNLEMGAAWRGLLAAASNHGNGFSTCLKPTNANDAPSPCKQHTGSRAEITELAKTIAFAYRLTGKDEYLQAARNHLKLFYMINGGQFTVKNAAGENVPSNPGTGGEWSMSSRVGAMGVYYDWLFNVLDPAEKTALREAIKQTVQFDNAGKDDLRYSVCGPDELLSASFSCKSDWTAQYGPNYIARNYISGHTQAAQFGTLLGLLAIRDEMTEVDPMIDTIHQHFRDGYLPARAAISYKDHSAADAWLKTASWGGHQTLFSYNGTSAGELPERVLVWQRAFKKDKDGNEIFQAPWLPYLMSPYIYGFRGDGTFPASGDNFTDFKLGESDIALMALSAARNGDKVAYGFYREQILSRRRMSHDRSLWERLILPTAATQQTESPAGLPLSAHYSVGGNVLMRDSWDYPNAALLDFKSSSFISENHHHMDQNSFSLFYKAPLLVDSGQYDSYESVHWKNYSTRTVAHNSIVVYDSKEKFVYPYAKTEFRSNDGGQWFDGRDPYPTYTEINGSHKLDGVTAYEEGGSYAYVQGDATKAYKRGTATESPKLNPDAGFLRSLVYLRPAGRQNTTSAKAIVVVFDKVRTGGTEALAATSLLHTVHKPVAKSEPSGSAGRYTYAFPSDESTFTVRNGGGMATVQALLPKGGKVTLVGGLNYGGNSCKQVGLTDKVLTVKGSSGDCRYLAPGTIGNVTDWYNYTPEGADGIGPDNGVWRLEITPTPTPAAGAAQYFLNVIRVADSSAGETGQATVPTDETATLIDTGPETVAVQVGTDRRIVFNGGTRIDMWPVWKHGAFQGTTQVFGLIPNQWYAFVDHNGMKALKPYVGQDYKSSPAGVITIR, from the coding sequence ATGTCCCCTCTTCTTGGTCGTCTCGGCGTTGCCGTTGCAGTCAGCGGCATTTTTGCGGGAAGCGCGCAGGCGTTGCCCCGCGAACTGAATCCCGATCACCCGCGGCTGTTCACTTCGATCGACGACTTGCGCCGGCTGATCAGCGAAGTGCCATTGCTCAATTCGGCGCTGCCGAATGACGTGAATGCGCCTGCGCCCGTCGTATTCCCAAGCAAAAAAGGCCGCCTGTCTTTCAAACTCAAGCCTTCCAAGCTGACACGGGAAGACGGCGCGGAGGCAGTGATATTCGGCGATATCAACAATCCAGAAACCGGGATATTCCTGCGCTACCGGCCGTCTCAAGATGTGGACGCATTGCTGCAATTTGCCATCAAAGTCAAAGACAGCACCTCCCTGGTGGCCGCGGATACGCTCGCTGTGCCGGCTGATGTGGAGACGACATTCGATCTGACTTGGGATGTTGCCACAGGCAAGGCAGTCTTCAAAATTGGCGCGCGCGAGTTTACGAGGACGCTGCCGGCTGGTTTCGACCTGAGCAAACAGCCCTTCCTGTTCGGTGGCCGCCGCGGTGACGCCATGTCGGAATTTCATCTTTATGGCGAGCTCGGCAATGAAATTCAAACCCCGGCCACGGGTAGCCCGAATCTGGAAATGGGCGCGGCCTGGCGCGGCCTGTTGGCCGCTGCCAGCAACCACGGCAACGGTTTCAGCACCTGCCTCAAGCCAACGAACGCGAACGATGCGCCTTCTCCATGCAAGCAGCACACCGGCAGTCGGGCGGAGATCACCGAACTGGCCAAGACGATCGCCTTCGCGTACCGGCTGACTGGTAAGGACGAGTATCTGCAAGCAGCACGGAACCACCTCAAGCTGTTCTATATGATCAATGGTGGCCAGTTCACCGTCAAAAATGCTGCGGGCGAGAATGTCCCGTCCAATCCCGGCACAGGCGGCGAATGGAGCATGTCATCCCGTGTGGGTGCGATGGGTGTGTATTACGACTGGCTGTTCAATGTGCTGGACCCGGCCGAAAAAACGGCGCTGCGAGAAGCCATCAAGCAGACCGTGCAGTTCGACAATGCGGGCAAGGACGATTTGCGCTACTCCGTCTGCGGACCCGACGAATTGTTAAGCGCATCCTTCTCGTGCAAAAGCGACTGGACTGCCCAGTATGGGCCGAACTATATCGCGCGCAATTACATCAGCGGCCATACTCAAGCTGCCCAGTTCGGCACCTTGCTCGGCCTGCTGGCGATCCGCGATGAAATGACGGAAGTGGATCCGATGATCGATACCATCCACCAGCATTTCAGGGATGGCTACCTGCCTGCGCGTGCAGCCATCTCCTACAAAGATCATTCGGCAGCCGATGCCTGGTTGAAAACCGCCTCGTGGGGCGGGCACCAGACCCTGTTTTCGTACAACGGCACCTCGGCCGGCGAGCTGCCGGAACGCGTGCTGGTATGGCAGCGCGCATTCAAAAAAGATAAAGATGGCAACGAGATATTCCAGGCGCCATGGCTGCCCTATTTGATGTCGCCCTATATCTATGGATTCCGCGGCGACGGCACTTTCCCTGCTAGCGGAGACAATTTTACCGACTTCAAGCTGGGCGAATCCGACATCGCATTGATGGCGCTGTCCGCCGCCCGCAACGGCGACAAGGTGGCATACGGGTTCTACCGCGAACAAATCCTGAGCCGCCGCCGCATGAGCCATGACCGCTCGCTGTGGGAGCGCCTGATCCTGCCAACGGCAGCCACGCAGCAGACGGAATCGCCGGCAGGTCTGCCGCTGTCCGCGCACTATTCCGTCGGCGGTAATGTGCTGATGCGCGACAGCTGGGATTATCCGAATGCCGCACTGCTCGATTTCAAGTCAAGCTCGTTCATCAGCGAGAACCATCATCACATGGACCAGAACAGCTTCTCGCTGTTCTACAAGGCGCCGCTGCTGGTCGACTCGGGCCAATACGACAGCTATGAATCGGTACACTGGAAAAATTACTCTACCCGCACCGTGGCGCACAACTCCATTGTCGTGTACGACTCAAAAGAGAAGTTCGTCTATCCGTATGCGAAGACTGAATTCAGGAGCAACGACGGCGGCCAATGGTTCGACGGCCGAGATCCCTATCCGACGTACACGGAGATCAACGGCAGCCACAAGCTCGATGGTGTGACGGCTTATGAAGAAGGCGGCTCGTACGCCTATGTGCAAGGCGATGCGACCAAGGCCTACAAACGGGGCACCGCCACCGAATCGCCCAAGCTCAATCCGGACGCGGGCTTCCTGCGCAGCCTCGTGTATCTGCGACCGGCGGGCCGCCAAAACACCACGAGCGCAAAGGCTATTGTCGTGGTCTTCGACAAGGTCCGCACAGGCGGGACCGAAGCGCTCGCCGCCACCTCGCTGCTACACACGGTCCATAAACCCGTCGCGAAGAGCGAGCCGTCCGGCAGCGCTGGTCGTTACACGTACGCATTCCCATCCGACGAATCGACCTTCACGGTACGAAACGGCGGCGGCATGGCGACCGTTCAAGCGTTGCTGCCGAAGGGCGGCAAGGTCACGCTGGTCGGCGGACTCAATTACGGCGGCAACAGCTGCAAACAAGTTGGGCTCACTGACAAGGTATTGACCGTGAAAGGCAGCAGCGGCGACTGCCGCTATCTGGCCCCCGGAACCATCGGTAACGTGACGGATTGGTACAACTACACGCCTGAGGGCGCCGACGGCATCGGCCCGGACAACGGTGTGTGGCGCCTGGAGATCACGCCTACTCCCACGCCGGCAGCAGGCGCCGCCCAGTACTTCCTGAACGTGATTCGGGTTGCGGATAGTAGTGCGGGAGAAACGGGCCAGGCCACGGTACCGACCGACGAAACCGCGACGCTGATTGACACTGGGCCAGAGACCGTTGCCGTACAGGTCGGCACTGATCGCCGAATTGTCTTCAATGGCGGCACAAGAATAGATATGTGGCCCGTTTGGAAGCACGGCGCCTTCCAAGGCACGACGCAGGTATTCGGCCTCATACCGAATCAGTGGTATGCCTTCGTCGATCATAACGGGATGAAAGCGCTCAAACCTTATGTTGGCCAGGATTACAAATCGTCCCCAGCGGGCGTGATCACGATTCGCTAA
- a CDS encoding zinc ribbon domain-containing protein YjdM, with amino-acid sequence MSTLPPCPQCASQFTYEDGASLVCPECAHEWSASAEAAPDAARVYRDAAGNVLQDGDTVTVIKDLKPKGSGGVIKQGTKVKNIRLVDGDHDIDCKIDGFGAMSLKSEFVRKV; translated from the coding sequence ATGAGCACCCTGCCACCCTGCCCGCAATGCGCTTCCCAATTCACGTACGAGGATGGCGCCAGCCTGGTCTGCCCCGAGTGCGCGCACGAGTGGTCCGCCAGCGCCGAGGCGGCGCCTGACGCGGCGCGCGTGTACCGCGACGCGGCCGGCAACGTGCTGCAGGACGGCGACACCGTCACCGTCATCAAGGACCTGAAGCCGAAGGGCTCCGGCGGCGTCATCAAGCAGGGCACGAAGGTGAAGAACATCCGCCTGGTGGACGGCGACCACGACATCGACTGCAAGATCGACGGCTTCGGCGCCATGAGCCTGAAGTCCGAGTTCGTGCGCAAGGTCTGA
- a CDS encoding GIN domain-containing protein — protein sequence MVRLYAALSAAALLVSALPAAHAADDNRTLAAFRAIAIKGPIDIEIHAGRAQSVKVSGNDEFIGKLRTSVKDGELLIDYPGKANKTTDTGKIVVTMPNLVKCMVEGAGAVAIDGVNEERIDLQFQGAGELSAKGKTKWLRLKAQGVGHVDTKGLQAERADVNFEGIGEVAVHASQTLNAVVRGLGNVVYYGHPKVLNKSASGLGGIKAGD from the coding sequence ATGGTCCGCCTGTACGCCGCACTCTCCGCCGCCGCCCTGCTGGTTTCCGCCCTCCCCGCCGCCCATGCGGCCGACGACAACCGCACCTTGGCCGCGTTCCGTGCCATCGCGATCAAGGGTCCGATCGACATCGAGATCCACGCCGGCAGGGCGCAGTCGGTAAAAGTCAGCGGCAACGACGAATTCATCGGCAAGCTGCGCACCAGCGTCAAGGACGGCGAGCTGCTGATCGACTATCCGGGCAAGGCGAACAAGACGACCGACACCGGCAAGATCGTGGTGACGATGCCGAACCTGGTCAAATGCATGGTCGAAGGTGCCGGCGCGGTGGCCATCGACGGCGTCAACGAGGAGCGCATCGACCTGCAGTTCCAGGGCGCCGGCGAACTCTCCGCCAAGGGCAAGACGAAATGGCTGCGCCTGAAGGCCCAGGGCGTGGGCCACGTCGACACCAAAGGCCTGCAGGCCGAGCGGGCCGACGTCAACTTCGAAGGCATCGGCGAGGTGGCCGTGCATGCCAGCCAGACCTTGAACGCCGTCGTGCGCGGCCTGGGCAACGTGGTGTACTACGGCCATCCGAAGGTGCTGAACAAGTCCGCTTCGGGGCTCGGCGGCATCAAGGCCGGGGACTGA
- a CDS encoding uroporphyrinogen-III C-methyltransferase, producing the protein MNELPTVSHPADPGAPASGAASPPVAPPVSPPASPPAGAPLGTVLKRPMSIAVIALAALLAAQTISTNRQIRHLREEMARRLQQSDATTTEAAQLVRATQEATKELQVKVGVLEGRQQEAQAQQLALEQLYNDMSKNRDEWALAEIEQVLSTASQQLQLAGNVPGALIALQNADRSLSRSDKPQFITIRRAIARDTEKLKALPSVDSVGLAVRLDNVIAQVDALPMLSDATPTLPAAPARKAAARRKGAPEPAPVPAEPAADTWLGRVQGAWSSWTGEMWTDVRQLLRVRTVENPEAMMLAPEHAYFLRENLKLRLLNARMALLSRNEAAFRADLLAAQEQLVRYFDTRASQTQRVQALLRQVQGSNLAIEMPTLADSLNAVRNYKAKP; encoded by the coding sequence ATGAACGAATTACCTACTGTTTCCCATCCCGCCGACCCGGGCGCACCGGCCAGCGGCGCCGCCAGTCCGCCCGTCGCGCCGCCCGTCAGCCCACCTGCGTCGCCGCCCGCCGGCGCCCCGCTGGGCACCGTGTTGAAACGGCCGATGTCGATCGCCGTCATCGCGCTGGCCGCGCTGCTGGCCGCGCAGACGATCAGTACCAACCGCCAGATCCGCCACCTGCGCGAGGAGATGGCGCGCCGCCTGCAGCAGAGCGACGCGACCACGACCGAGGCCGCGCAGCTGGTGCGCGCCACGCAGGAAGCGACCAAGGAGCTGCAGGTCAAGGTCGGCGTGCTGGAGGGGCGCCAGCAGGAAGCCCAGGCGCAGCAATTGGCGCTGGAGCAGCTGTACAACGACATGTCGAAGAACCGCGACGAGTGGGCGCTGGCCGAGATCGAGCAGGTGCTGTCCACGGCCAGCCAGCAATTGCAGCTGGCCGGTAACGTGCCGGGCGCGCTGATCGCGCTGCAGAACGCCGACCGCAGCCTGTCCCGCTCCGACAAGCCGCAGTTCATCACGATCCGCCGGGCGATCGCGCGCGACACGGAGAAGCTGAAGGCATTGCCATCGGTGGACTCGGTCGGGCTGGCCGTACGGCTCGACAATGTGATCGCGCAAGTCGACGCGCTGCCGATGCTGTCGGATGCGACGCCGACCCTGCCGGCCGCGCCGGCCCGCAAGGCCGCGGCGCGGCGCAAGGGCGCGCCCGAGCCGGCGCCTGTGCCAGCCGAGCCGGCGGCCGACACCTGGCTGGGCCGCGTGCAGGGCGCGTGGAGCAGCTGGACCGGCGAGATGTGGACGGACGTGCGCCAGCTGCTGCGCGTGCGCACGGTGGAGAATCCGGAAGCGATGATGCTGGCGCCGGAGCACGCCTACTTCCTGCGCGAGAACCTGAAGCTGCGCCTGTTGAACGCGCGCATGGCCCTGTTGTCGCGCAACGAGGCCGCGTTCCGTGCCGACCTGCTGGCGGCGCAGGAGCAGCTGGTGCGCTACTTCGATACGCGCGCGTCGCAGACGCAGCGGGTGCAGGCGCTGCTGCGCCAGGTCCAGGGCAGCAACCTCGCGATCGAGATGCCGACCCTGGCGGACAGCCTGAACGCCGTGCGCAACTACAAAGCGAAGCCCTGA
- the hemC gene encoding hydroxymethylbilane synthase, with the protein MQIPSRLVIASRESRLAMWQAEHVRARLQILYPQCAVEILGMTTRGDQILDRSLSKVGGKGLFVKELEVAMADGRADLAVHSLKDVPMDLPEGFALAAVLEREDPRDAFVSNDYAALDELPAGAIVGTSSLRRQSLIAARYPHLVVKPLRGNLDTRLGKLDRGDYAAIILAAAGLKRLGLEQRIRALLEPAVSLPAAGQGAMAIEIAHTDTPRADGVDLLALLAPLNDVATSQAVTAERRVSKVFGGSCQVPLAAYATIADGTMHLRAMVATPDGQRVASAEVHGPAVDASQLGDQVADKLRAQDALAILAEAKAAADGAA; encoded by the coding sequence GTGCAAATCCCTTCCAGACTGGTGATCGCGTCGCGCGAGAGCCGGCTGGCCATGTGGCAGGCCGAACACGTGCGCGCGCGCTTGCAAATATTATATCCGCAGTGCGCCGTCGAGATTCTCGGCATGACGACGCGGGGCGACCAGATCCTCGACCGCAGCCTGTCCAAGGTCGGCGGCAAGGGCCTGTTCGTCAAGGAACTGGAGGTGGCGATGGCCGATGGCCGCGCCGACCTGGCCGTGCATTCGCTCAAGGACGTGCCGATGGACCTGCCGGAAGGCTTCGCGCTGGCCGCCGTGCTGGAGCGCGAAGACCCGCGCGACGCCTTCGTCTCGAACGACTACGCGGCGCTGGACGAGCTGCCGGCCGGCGCGATCGTCGGCACCAGCAGCCTGCGCCGCCAGTCGCTGATCGCCGCGCGCTATCCGCACCTGGTCGTGAAACCGCTGCGCGGCAACCTGGACACCCGCCTGGGCAAGCTCGATCGGGGCGACTACGCCGCGATCATCCTGGCCGCCGCCGGCCTGAAGCGCCTGGGCCTGGAACAGCGCATCCGCGCGCTGCTGGAGCCGGCCGTCAGCCTGCCGGCCGCCGGGCAGGGCGCGATGGCGATCGAGATCGCCCATACCGACACGCCGCGCGCCGACGGGGTCGACCTGCTGGCGCTGCTGGCGCCGCTGAACGACGTGGCCACCAGCCAGGCCGTGACGGCCGAGCGGCGCGTGTCGAAAGTGTTCGGCGGCAGCTGCCAGGTGCCGTTGGCGGCCTACGCCACGATCGCGGATGGCACCATGCACCTGCGTGCGATGGTCGCCACGCCGGACGGCCAGCGCGTGGCCAGTGCCGAGGTGCACGGCCCCGCCGTGGACGCGAGCCAGCTGGGCGACCAGGTCGCCGACAAGCTGCGCGCGCAGGACGCCCTGGCCATCCTGGCCGAGGCAAAAGCGGCCGCCGACGGCGCCGCCTGA
- the ppc gene encoding phosphoenolpyruvate carboxylase, producing MVNFASATDEQLPASTIEQSGTPADDKDAPLKEDIRLLGRLLGDVLREQEGEEVFAVVETIRQTAVRFRREADAGAAKELDGMLKILTREQTITVVRAFSYFSHLANIAEDQHHIRRRRAHLLAGSKAQRGSIGYALAKLKDAGVDKETVDGFFHDALISPVLTAHPTEVQRKSILDAEHDIARLLAERDLPLTPRERAANLHMLRVRIATLWQTRMLRYTKLTVADEIENALSYYRITFLREVPGLYDDIEEDIAAQYGHEQPSQIPAPYLQMGSWIGGDRDGNPNVNAGTMQHALARHATTIIDFYLDEAHALGADLSVSTLMVGCSPELKALADASPDQSDHRADEPYRRALIGIYARLASTARALGAANILRKEVGHAEPYADAVAFSADLQVLIDSLDANHGGMLARPRLTTLKRAADVFGFHLASLDMRQSSDVHERVLAELFARAGGEPDYAALDEAAKVQLLLAELAQPRLLYSPYIDYTPETQSELSIFRAAREIRQRYGARAIRNYIISHTETVSDLLEVLVLQQETGLLRQDADGNATADLMVIPLFETIPDLQRAAGIMAEVMALPLVQQLIERQGRIQEVMLGYSDSNKDGGFLTSNWELYKAEIALIDVFAKAGVKLRLFHGRGGTVGRGGGPSYEAILAQPKGTVNGQIRLTEQGEIIASKFSNAEIGRRNLELLVAATLEASLLPPPAEAAQKEQLAGFEAVMAEISNLAYKAYRNLVYETPGFTDYFFAATPIAEIAELNLGSRPASRKSTKRIEDLRAIPWGFSWGQCRLLLPGWFGFGSAIGQWIDGGDRSERIAQLRDMHAHWPFFATLLSNMDMVLAKTDLAIASRYAELVADEELRERIFRRICEEYRHTLECLETITGTSERLVGNPLLARSITNRFAYLDPLNHLQVELIKRHRALSAQPDKADPRVHRGIHLSINGVAAGLRNTG from the coding sequence ATGGTAAATTTTGCTAGTGCGACAGACGAACAACTCCCTGCATCAACGATCGAGCAATCGGGCACCCCGGCCGACGACAAGGACGCGCCGCTGAAGGAAGACATCCGCCTGCTGGGCCGCCTGCTGGGCGACGTGCTGCGCGAACAGGAAGGCGAGGAAGTGTTCGCCGTGGTGGAGACGATCCGCCAGACCGCCGTGCGCTTCCGCCGCGAGGCCGATGCCGGCGCCGCCAAGGAACTGGACGGCATGCTGAAGATCCTGACGCGCGAGCAGACGATCACGGTCGTGCGCGCGTTCTCCTACTTCTCGCACCTGGCCAATATCGCCGAGGACCAGCACCACATCCGCCGCCGCCGTGCCCACCTGCTGGCCGGCTCCAAGGCGCAGCGCGGCAGCATCGGCTACGCCCTGGCCAAGCTGAAGGACGCCGGCGTGGACAAGGAAACGGTCGACGGCTTCTTCCACGACGCGCTGATCTCGCCGGTCCTGACGGCGCACCCGACCGAGGTGCAGCGCAAGTCGATCCTGGACGCGGAACACGACATCGCCCGCCTGCTGGCCGAGCGCGACCTGCCGCTGACGCCGCGCGAGCGCGCCGCCAACCTGCACATGCTGCGCGTGCGCATCGCCACCCTGTGGCAGACGCGCATGCTGCGCTACACCAAGCTGACGGTGGCCGACGAGATCGAGAACGCGCTGTCGTACTACCGCATCACGTTCCTGCGCGAGGTGCCGGGCCTGTACGACGACATCGAGGAGGACATCGCCGCCCAGTACGGCCACGAGCAGCCGTCGCAGATTCCCGCGCCCTACCTGCAGATGGGCAGCTGGATCGGCGGCGACCGTGACGGCAATCCGAACGTCAACGCCGGCACGATGCAGCACGCACTGGCGCGCCACGCCACCACCATCATCGACTTCTACCTGGACGAGGCGCACGCGCTGGGCGCGGACCTGTCGGTGTCCACGCTGATGGTCGGCTGCAGCCCCGAGTTGAAGGCGCTGGCCGACGCCTCGCCGGACCAGTCCGACCACCGCGCCGACGAGCCGTACCGCCGCGCGCTGATCGGCATCTATGCGCGCCTGGCCTCCACGGCGCGCGCCCTGGGCGCCGCCAACATCCTGCGCAAGGAAGTGGGCCACGCCGAGCCGTATGCCGACGCGGTCGCGTTCTCGGCCGACCTGCAGGTGCTGATCGACTCGCTGGACGCCAACCACGGCGGCATGCTGGCGCGCCCGCGCCTGACCACCCTGAAGCGCGCCGCCGACGTGTTCGGCTTCCACCTGGCCTCGCTGGACATGCGCCAGTCGTCCGACGTGCACGAGCGGGTGCTGGCCGAGCTGTTCGCCCGCGCCGGCGGCGAGCCCGATTACGCCGCCCTGGACGAAGCAGCCAAGGTCCAGCTGCTGCTGGCCGAGCTGGCGCAACCGCGCCTGCTGTACTCGCCCTATATCGACTACACGCCGGAGACGCAGTCGGAGCTGTCGATCTTCCGCGCCGCGCGCGAAATCCGCCAGCGCTACGGCGCGCGCGCGATCCGCAACTACATCATCTCGCATACCGAGACGGTGTCGGACCTGCTGGAAGTGCTGGTACTGCAGCAGGAGACCGGCCTGCTGCGCCAGGATGCCGACGGCAACGCGACGGCCGACCTGATGGTGATCCCGCTGTTCGAGACGATTCCCGACCTGCAGCGCGCCGCCGGCATCATGGCCGAGGTGATGGCGCTGCCGCTGGTGCAGCAGCTGATCGAACGCCAGGGCCGCATCCAGGAAGTCATGCTGGGCTATTCGGACTCGAACAAGGACGGCGGTTTCCTGACGTCGAACTGGGAGCTGTACAAGGCCGAGATCGCGCTGATCGACGTGTTCGCCAAGGCCGGCGTCAAGCTGCGCCTGTTCCACGGCCGCGGCGGCACGGTGGGCCGCGGCGGCGGTCCAAGCTACGAAGCGATCCTGGCGCAGCCGAAGGGCACCGTCAACGGCCAGATCCGCCTGACCGAACAGGGCGAGATCATCGCGTCGAAGTTCTCCAACGCGGAGATCGGCCGCCGCAACCTGGAACTGCTGGTGGCCGCGACCCTGGAAGCGAGCCTGCTGCCGCCGCCGGCGGAAGCGGCCCAGAAGGAGCAGCTGGCCGGCTTCGAGGCCGTGATGGCGGAGATCTCGAACCTGGCGTACAAGGCCTACCGCAACCTGGTCTACGAAACGCCCGGCTTCACGGACTACTTCTTCGCCGCCACGCCGATCGCCGAGATCGCGGAGCTGAACCTGGGTTCGCGCCCGGCCTCGCGCAAGTCGACCAAGCGCATCGAAGACCTGCGTGCCATTCCGTGGGGCTTCTCGTGGGGCCAGTGCCGCCTGCTGCTGCCGGGCTGGTTCGGCTTCGGCAGCGCCATCGGCCAGTGGATCGATGGCGGCGACCGCTCCGAGCGCATCGCCCAGCTGCGCGACATGCACGCGCACTGGCCGTTCTTCGCCACGCTGCTGTCGAACATGGACATGGTGCTGGCAAAAACCGACCTGGCCATCGCCTCGCGCTATGCCGAGCTGGTGGCGGACGAGGAACTGCGCGAGCGCATCTTCCGCCGCATCTGCGAGGAATACCGCCACACGCTGGAATGCCTGGAGACGATCACCGGCACGTCGGAGCGCCTGGTCGGCAATCCGCTGCTGGCACGCTCGATCACCAACCGCTTCGCCTACCTGGACCCGCTGAACCACTTGCAGGTGGAGCTGATCAAGCGCCACCGCGCGCTGTCGGCGCAGCCGGACAAGGCGGACCCGCGCGTGCATCGCGGCATTCACCTGTCGATCAACGGGGTGGCGGCTGGTCTGCGCAACACCGGCTGA
- a CDS encoding uroporphyrinogen-III synthase, whose translation MPGAVVITRPLAQALPLAEQVRALGRAVEVLPLLEIAPLADQSALAATLARLHEFALVAFVSPNAIDAAFAHIAAWPPGVTLAVLGEGSRAALAAHGIGPDGVDILSPADAAHSDSEHLLQTLDLAALRGRRVLIVRGESGRELMADGLRAAGAEVTTIAAYRRSVPALTPALAERLARLLAVPNDWVVTSSEALRGLLRLLAAVTDVDLVAKMQQQQLIVPHARIAATAHELGLTHVTLTGSGDERLLAALQSMP comes from the coding sequence ATGCCGGGCGCCGTCGTCATTACCCGTCCGCTGGCGCAGGCGCTGCCGCTGGCCGAGCAGGTGCGCGCGCTCGGGCGCGCCGTCGAGGTGCTGCCACTGCTCGAGATCGCGCCGCTGGCCGACCAGTCGGCGCTGGCCGCCACCCTGGCGCGGCTGCACGAATTCGCGCTGGTCGCCTTTGTCTCGCCGAACGCCATCGATGCCGCGTTCGCCCACATCGCCGCCTGGCCGCCCGGCGTGACGCTGGCCGTGCTGGGCGAGGGCAGCCGCGCCGCGCTGGCCGCGCACGGCATCGGCCCGGATGGCGTCGATATCCTCAGCCCGGCCGATGCGGCGCACAGCGATTCCGAGCACCTGCTGCAAACGCTGGACCTGGCCGCGCTGCGCGGCCGCCGCGTGCTGATCGTGCGCGGCGAATCCGGTCGCGAGCTGATGGCGGACGGCCTGCGCGCGGCCGGCGCCGAGGTCACCACCATCGCGGCCTACCGCCGCAGCGTGCCGGCGTTGACACCGGCGCTGGCCGAACGGCTGGCGCGCCTGCTGGCGGTGCCGAACGACTGGGTGGTCACGAGCTCGGAGGCGCTGCGTGGCCTGCTGCGACTGCTGGCTGCGGTGACTGACGTTGATCTTGTGGCAAAGATGCAACAACAGCAACTGATCGTGCCGCATGCCAGGATCGCCGCGACGGCGCACGAACTGGGCCTTACCCACGTAACGCTGACAGGATCCGGCGACGAGCGTCTGCTCGCCGCGTTACAATCTATGCCATGA